Genomic window (Arachis hypogaea cultivar Tifrunner chromosome 13, arahy.Tifrunner.gnm2.J5K5, whole genome shotgun sequence):
GAAAGATGCTCTTCAAGTTGACTGCACCCGCTATGCTCCGGGTATTGAGATCATCAGTGTCCGTGTAACAAAACCCACAATTCCGGATAGCATAAGACGAAACTTCGAACAAATGGAAGAGGAGCGTACTAAGGTTTATTTTTTACTGTAAACGGTATGTCCTTTTCTCTGTTTTGAATGAGGCTAACCAGCAATGTGCTTTGCATATTATCGGATAGGTCTTAATTGCTATTGAGAAGCAGAAAGTAGCTGagaaggaggcagagacaatcaagaaGATGGCTATTAGTGAGGCTGAGAAGAATGCTAATGTTAGCAGGATCCTTATGGAGCAAAAGTTGTTGGAAAAGGATAGTGCTAGACGACAAGAAGAAATCGAGAATGCAATGTATCTGGCACGTGAAAAGAGTCTTGCAGATGCGGATTTCTACCGGTGAGATTTTATATTCCTAAATTCTTTGATGCAAGTTTATGAATTTCATATTTCATTTTGTAATCCATGGTCTTAGAAAAAAGAAATGATTAATTCTGTTGCCTTTGAGATTTTAGTGTAACAAAGGAAGCTGAAGCAAACAAGTTGAAGCTTACCCCTGAATTTCTTGAGCTTAAGTTTATCGAGTCCATTGCTAATAATACGAAGATTTTCTTTGGAGACAAGGTATTCTCCTCTCCTCGGACCTCGGTTGTTTTAGTTTGTCTGTCCTTGTTTTAAGGTTCTTGACATTTGAATCTTCTCTCCAGGTTCCAAACATGATTTTGGATCAGAGGGTATTTGGAAACTACCTTCATGAAGTTTCTAGAGGGGCAGCTAAGATGGTCAAGGTCGATGCGTAAATTGTTAGAAGTTAGATGCTCAGAAATCGGAAGTCTCAGCTAAGCATTGCCAGGATTTTGTAGAAGATTCAAACGCCGAGTTATCTTTTACAGAAcgggaagaaagagaagagaagagagtttGACGAAGTTTATCGTTTTCTTTTCAAGTGGGAGAGGGGTGTGTAATGTAGATaactagtgttaaacccgtgcgatgcacgggcttatattttaatttttatatgataaataaaaaagagtGAAGTATTAATCCGGTCCTTGTTTATTTTTAAGAATGACAACGCGATCtctcaaaataaaattgatccaCTTTGGTTTCTGCCCCTAATTTCGTCACACAATGTAGTTTCTGTGGGTATTTTTTCGTCAACTCTGAACGGAAAATGCTGACGTATCAAGTTCAAAAATGGACAGGAGtctaattgtctctaaatttaaatttgttagggatttatttgtccttataatttttgaaataatatttttttagattatttttttatttattatattaatattctttttctaataaattattaaatatatagtataataagtacaaattaattaataaattattcaaatttaaaaatatcatttattatgaaattaaataaataattctcaaatataatttttaaatacataaataataaatattaaaattcagttaatacattaataataataaccctatgatatactattagtattatgatttagataattttttacaataaagtgaaaactaatgaacacattatttgatatataataaaatatttttgagtaataacaaatttaattttttatctctttaaactaaattaataattttatttaatatctttGTACTAAAATACACTATGAACAAACtactaatactaaataaaataattaaaatatataacctttaatgaaataattaaatactaattaaaataattctattttttatctctttaattgaattctaatatacttgaaattttaattaatctatattactcttatattgataaatttttatcAATCTATAACCTTATGATCATATGtattattaatagattaataatattattgatactTTAAATTTATTGAGTTTATAAATGGTCTCCATCATATATATACAattatttcatttagtattagtAGTTTACTTATAGTGTATTTTA
Coding sequences:
- the LOC112791990 gene encoding uncharacterized protein encodes the protein MDTPPPQRPQTPFTPPMPRQPDSTSSILVPFLIFLAIVAMVLVPSGSPSFKNSLSILHQVPEGHVGVYWRGGALLKTISDPGFHLKMPFITQYEPVQVTLQTDMVTDIPCGTKGGVMINFGKIEVVNRLSKEFVYETLLNYGVEYDKTWIYDKIHHEINQFCSSHSLQQVYIDVFDQIDEKMKDALQVDCTRYAPGIEIISVRVTKPTIPDSIRRNFEQMEEERTKVLIAIEKQKVAEKEAETIKKMAISEAEKNANVSRILMEQKLLEKDSARRQEEIENAMYLAREKSLADADFYRVTKEAEANKLKLTPEFLELKFIESIANNTKIFFGDKVPNMILDQRVFGNYLHEVSRGAAKMVKVDA